The sequence below is a genomic window from Streptomyces sp. B21-105.
GGTCTGGGACGAGGTCCCCGATCCCGTACCCGGCGAGGGCGAGGTCCTGGTCGAGGTGGTGGCCAGCGCCGTCAACCGCGCCGACATCCTGCAGCGGCAGGGGTTCTACGCCCCGCCGCCCGGGGCTTCTCGCCACCCGGGCCTGGAGTGCTCCGGCCGGATCGCCGCGCTCGGCCCGGGGGTGTCCGGCTGGAACGTCGGCGACGAGGTGTGCGCGCTGCTTGCGGGCGGCGGATACGCGCAGCGGGTCGCCGTGCCGGCCGGCCAGCTGCTGCCGGTGCCGCAGGGCGTCGACCTGCGGCAGGCGGCCGCGCTGCCCGAGGTCACCAGCACCGTCTGGTCGAACGTCTTCATGATCTCCCACCTCCGGCCGGGCGAGACGCTGCTGGTGCACGGCGGGTCCAGCGGCATCGGCACCATGGCGGTCCAGCTGGCCAAGGCCGTCGGCGCGAAGGTCGCCGTCACCGCGGGCACCGCCGAGAAACTGGACCGGTGCGCCGAGCTGGGCGCCGACATCCTCATCAACTACCGCGAGCAGGACTTCGTCGCCGAGCTGGAGAAGGCCACCGACGGCGCCGGCGCCGACGTCATCCTCGACAACATGGGCGCGAAGTACCTGGACCGCAATGTGCGGGCCCTCGCCGTCAACGGCAGGCTGGCGATCATCGGCATGCAGGGCGGCGTCAAGGCGGAGCTGAACATCGGCATGCTCCTCGGGAAGCGGGCCGCCGTCAGCGCGACTTCGCTGCGGGCCCGGCCGCGGGAGGAGAAGGCCGCCATCGTGGCGGCCGTGCGCGAGCACGTCTGGCCGCTGCTCGCGGGCGGTCACGTGCGGCCCGTCGTCGACCGCGAACTGCCGATGAGTGAGGCGGCCGCCGCCCACCGCGTCGTCGAGGAGAGCGGCCACGTCGGCAAGGTCCTGCTGATCGCCCCTGAGAACGCATCCTGAGAACGCATCCTGAGGGCGCATCCTGAGAACGCCCGCCCTCTGAGGCCGTCTGTTGGGATCGCCCACGTGAGGTCGCTCCCCGAGGTCGCCCTGCGACGTCGCCTCTCAGACCCGGCCCTTGAGGACGACGCGGCCGCCGGGCCGGAGTCACCCGCGCCGCAGGCGCAGCGCCGCGAGGGCGAGGGCGATGCCGAGGCCGATGAGGACGAGGCCGCTGCCGAGCGGCAGGATCTGCACCACGGGACCGTCGGCCCGCTCCCCCTGGGCGGCCGCCTGCCGGACGTCGTCCCGCGGCGCGGCCGGGGTCGCGGGAACGGCGGCTCCCGGCGACGCGGACGCGGCGGGGTCGTCGGCGAGGTCGCCGTCCCCGGCCTCCGCGTCGCCCGCGCCCCCTTCGTCCGTACCGTTCGTTTCGTCCGGCTCGTCGGGCACTGCGCCCACACCGGGCGCGTCCTCGGCCGCCTCACTCTCGTCGGCCGCCCGCCCGGGCCGCTGCCGTCCTTCGCCCGCCCGGCTGCCCGCCCGGTCCGGCGCACGGGAGGAGGGGGACGGGGACGGGGTGGCGGACTGCGGTGCGACGGAGTGCGGTACGGAGCGCGCCGGGGCGGCCGCGTACGACGCGGCCCCGCCGCCCGGCAGCAGCAGGAGCACTCCGGCGAGCGCCGCCGCGCCCGTCGCCGCCGGCGTCCGCACCACCGCGGCCGTGCGCCTGGGACTCCGGCAGGAGGTACCAGCCCGTTTCCGTCCGCGCACCGCCGCGCGCCCTCGATCGCCGGTACACGTCGAGCCCGACGTCCGCTGCCATGGAGTCACGTCCGTGACCCCCTCCCAGTACCCGGCCCCCGGAGGAGACCTAGTCGCCAAGAAAAGGACGCGACAAGCCTCACATTCGTGAAATGGAGTCGCATTACAGATTCCGCCGAACGGGAACGCCGGGTGTCTTTCGCGGGGGCAGCACGATGACCGGCCGGAGCGTGCGAGAGAATGGCGGCATGGAGATGTCGAGGAACGAAAGGTCGCCGGAGAACGCCCAGAAGATCCTGGTCGTCGGCCAGGACGGCATGGCGATGGGCGGCATCGACGCCGACGAGGACTCCCGTGAGATCCCGGTGACGGAGCAGGTCGAGCAGCCCGCGAAGGTGATGCGGATCGGCAGCATGATCAAGCAACTGCTCGAGGAGGTGCGCGCGGCTCCTCTGGACGAGGCGAGCCGGGCCCGGCTGAAGGAGATCCACTCGAGCTCGGTGAAGGAGCTGGAGGACGGCCTGGCGCCGGAACTGGTCGAGGAGCTGGAGCGGCTCTCTCTGCCCTTCAACGAGGAGTCGACGCCGAGCGACGCGGAGCTGCGCATCGCGCAGGCTCAGTTGGTCGGTTGGCTGGAGGGCCTCTTCCACGGCATCCAGACCACCCTGTTCGCGCAGCAGATGGCCGCGCGCGCCCAGCTGGAGCAGATGCGCCGCGCCCTGCCGCCGGGCGTCGGCCACGAAGGCGGCGACGACCCGCGCGCGGGCGGCCGCACCGGCGGACCGTACCTGTAGAGCCCGACCACTCGAACCGACCACCCGAACCGACCACTCGAACCGACCGGACAGAACCGACCGGACAGAACAACGGCCCGGCGTCCGAGACGCCGGGCCGTTTGCCGTGCTCCGCCCCCGCGCGCCCCGTGCCTCGCTGCCGGGCCCCGCGCCCCGTGCGTCAGGACGCTGGGTTGCCCGAGGACACCCTCAGCTGGATTTCGGGCATGTCCTTAGGGTCGACGTCCGTCCCCGCGGCGGGGAACTGGTCCATGATCGCCCCGTCGCCGTACGTGTTCTCGTCCACGTTGATGATCTTGTACTGCCAGCTTGCCGCCTGGAAGCACGCCTTGACCGAGCCGATGTACTTGAACTTGAAGTTCGGGACCTGGATCTTGGCGGGGTCGTTGTACGACTCCTTCGGCTCGGAGCACTCCGTCGCGTCGATCGTCTTGCTGGGGTCCGGTGCGCGGTAGCCCGCCGCCTTGGTCGCCGAGGGCGAGGCGCTGGACCCGCCGCCCTTGGCGTCGTCATTGTCCCCGTCGGCGGCGAGGCTGCCGATGAGGCCGCCGACCGCCACCACGGCGACCACGGCCGAGCAGATCAGCACCGCCCTGCTCCGGCGGGCGCTGCCCGGTGCCACCGCGGCCGACCCCTGCGGGCTCAGGTGGTACCCGGGCGGGGTGGGCGCCTGCTGGTGGTTGTACTGCGGCGCCGGCGTCTGGTAGCCGCCCTGCTGCGGGTAGCCGTAGGAGGGGGACGGCGTCGGGGTGCCGTACGGGTTCGGGTTCGGCGCGGGCTGGTAGGGCGTCTGGACGCTTCCCTGCGGCGCCGGGGTGCCCTGGCCGACCGGCGGGAACACCGCGGAGCCGACGCCCGCGCCGCTCGCCGTCTGCGCGCCCGGCACGATGCTCGGCGGGGCCGGCTGGAAGGACGCGGCGACGCGCAGGCACTCGTCGCGCATGGCGACCGCGGTCGGAAAACGCTCGTTCGGGTTCTTCTTCAACGCGCGGGCGACGAGCGCGTCGACGGCCGGCGGCAGCGCCCGGTTGATCGACGAGGGAGCCACCGGCTCCTCCTGCACGTGCGCGTACGCGATCGCAAGCGGCGAGTCCGCCTCGAACGGCAGCCGCCCGGTGACCAGCTGGAACAGCATGATGCCGACCGAGTAGAGGTCGGACCGGGCGTCCACGCCACGCCCCAGGGCCTGTTCGGGCGAGAGGTACTGCGGGGTGCCGACGACCATGCCGGTCTGCGTCATCGAGGTGACGCCGGACTGCATCGCGCGCGCGATACCGAAGTCCATCACCTTGACCACGCCGCGCTTGGTCATCATCACGTTGCCGGGCTTGATGTCGCGGTGGACCAGCCCCATCTCGTGGCTGATCTCCAGCGCCGCCAGGACGTCCGCGGTGATCTTCAGCGCCTTGTCGGCGGGCATCGCGCCCTGCTGCCGCACGTCCTCGTCGAGCACGGAGCCGAGCGGGCGGCCCTCGACGTACTCCATGACGATGTACGGGGTCGTCAGCCCTTCGACCTC
It includes:
- a CDS encoding NAD(P)H-quinone oxidoreductase, whose protein sequence is MYAITIPEPGGPEALVWDEVPDPVPGEGEVLVEVVASAVNRADILQRQGFYAPPPGASRHPGLECSGRIAALGPGVSGWNVGDEVCALLAGGGYAQRVAVPAGQLLPVPQGVDLRQAAALPEVTSTVWSNVFMISHLRPGETLLVHGGSSGIGTMAVQLAKAVGAKVAVTAGTAEKLDRCAELGADILINYREQDFVAELEKATDGAGADVILDNMGAKYLDRNVRALAVNGRLAIIGMQGGVKAELNIGMLLGKRAAVSATSLRARPREEKAAIVAAVREHVWPLLAGGHVRPVVDRELPMSEAAAAHRVVEESGHVGKVLLIAPENAS
- a CDS encoding bacterial proteasome activator family protein, whose amino-acid sequence is MEMSRNERSPENAQKILVVGQDGMAMGGIDADEDSREIPVTEQVEQPAKVMRIGSMIKQLLEEVRAAPLDEASRARLKEIHSSSVKELEDGLAPELVEELERLSLPFNEESTPSDAELRIAQAQLVGWLEGLFHGIQTTLFAQQMAARAQLEQMRRALPPGVGHEGGDDPRAGGRTGGPYL
- a CDS encoding Stk1 family PASTA domain-containing Ser/Thr kinase, encoding MSHDGGQGRYAGRALAAGRYQLRDLLGEGGMASVHLAYDAVLDRQVAVKTLHTELGREQAFRERFRREAQAVAKLTHTNIVSVFDTGEDEVEGLTTPYIVMEYVEGRPLGSVLDEDVRQQGAMPADKALKITADVLAALEISHEMGLVHRDIKPGNVMMTKRGVVKVMDFGIARAMQSGVTSMTQTGMVVGTPQYLSPEQALGRGVDARSDLYSVGIMLFQLVTGRLPFEADSPLAIAYAHVQEEPVAPSSINRALPPAVDALVARALKKNPNERFPTAVAMRDECLRVAASFQPAPPSIVPGAQTASGAGVGSAVFPPVGQGTPAPQGSVQTPYQPAPNPNPYGTPTPSPSYGYPQQGGYQTPAPQYNHQQAPTPPGYHLSPQGSAAVAPGSARRSRAVLICSAVVAVVAVGGLIGSLAADGDNDDAKGGGSSASPSATKAAGYRAPDPSKTIDATECSEPKESYNDPAKIQVPNFKFKYIGSVKACFQAASWQYKIINVDENTYGDGAIMDQFPAAGTDVDPKDMPEIQLRVSSGNPAS